The following proteins come from a genomic window of candidate division WOR-3 bacterium:
- a CDS encoding aldehyde dehydrogenase family protein translates to FRAIEDIQAGITYVNAPTIGAECHLPFGGVKDTGNGHREGGWTVYEIFSELKTVYVDYSGSLQKAQIDTWE, encoded by the coding sequence ATTTCGTGCCATTGAAGACATCCAAGCCGGTATAACTTATGTTAATGCTCCAACCATTGGTGCTGAATGCCACTTGCCTTTTGGTGGTGTTAAAGATACAGGTAATGGCCATCGTGAAGGTGGCTGGACAGTCTATGAAATATTCTCAGAATTAAAGACTGTGTATGTTGACTACTCGGGTAGTTTACAAAAAGCACAGATAGATACTTGGGAATAA